TGGATTTCCCCAGAAAGGGGACAAAATCATTTAGGAACTCTCATTGATCGCTTGACTCCCATTCAACCAGTGCTACTAGAATCTGATTACATGGGTGCGGTAACTCATGTTGTCCAACAACAAACTCGTAGAGCCTTAATTGTAGTTATTACCGATATAGTTGATAATACTGCCTCTGCCGAACTGCTGGCTGCTCTTTCGAGACTTACACCCCGCTATCTTTCTTTTGCTGTTACTTTACGCGATCCCCAAGTAGATCGTCTAGCACATCTTCCCCCAACAGCAGACTTTGAGGGAGTGAAAAATGCTTATACCCGCGCAGTTGCTTTAGACTTATTAGCACAGCGACAAGTAGCATTTGCCCAACTCAAGCAAAAAGGTGTGTTAGTTCTCGACGCACCCGCAAATCAAATTACAGAACAACTAGTTGATAGATACTTGCAACTTAAAGCGCGGAATTTACTTTAAAACCCGATTTAATTTGCCACTGCTATAACCTTCTAAATCTAGAGTTACGTAGATAAAACCAAACTCTTGAAATGTGGTGACAACTGTGTTTAAATCTGTATTCAAGACAAAATCTTTAATTTTTTCTGGTGGTAATTCAATCCTGGCAGTATCGCCTTCTGAACGAACCCGTAAATTCTGCCATCCCAACTTCCGCAGATAAATTTCTGCCCTACCTACACGTTGTAACTTCGCTACAGTAATTTCTTCGCCATAAGGAAAACGAGAACTCAGACAAGGTTGGGCAGGTTTATCCCACCAAGGTAGACCGAGTTGTTGGGAAATTTGCCGCACTTCGCCTTTGGTAATCCCAACTTCTGCTAGAGGCGATCGCGCACCTCTTTCTTTTGCTGCCTGAATTCCTGGCCGATAATCATGCAAATCATCAGCATTCACCCCATCTACTACGTAAGGATAACCCATTTCTACAGCTAAAGGTTTGAGGGTATCGTGCAATTCACTTTTGCAGAAATAACAACGGTTAACAGGGTTAGAAGTGTAATTAGGATTTTCCATCTCATGTGTGGCGATGATTTGATGGGGAATCCCAATCATTGCTGCTTGGATTTTAGCATCTTCCAATTCTTCAGGTAACAAACTCGGCGAAACAGCTGTCACAGCCAAAGCGCGATCGCCCAAGACATCATAAGCAACCTTAGCAACCAAAGTACTATCAACACCACCAGAATAAGCAATTAAAGCTTGATTCATCTGGGCGAATATGGCTTTGAGTTGCTCAAGTTTTTCTGTCAACATCATTTTCTAGCCTAACCAAAACCCCATAATTTAAATTGTAGTTAGTAGTTAGTAGTTAATGGTTGGTGGTTAATAGTTACTGGTAATTCCTTTACCCCTCACACTCCTCATACTCCCCCACCTTTCCCATCTCCTTGTCGCCAAATGTAACAGATAGTGAAATGGTATTACTTATTTACCACTATCTACTAACTACTAACTACTAACTACTAATGTACAGACGCGATGTTCCTCGCGTCTCTACCTACTAACTACTAACAATCAACAACTAACAACTATCTACTAACAAAAT
Above is a genomic segment from Fischerella sp. JS2 containing:
- the larE gene encoding ATP-dependent sacrificial sulfur transferase LarE gives rise to the protein MMLTEKLEQLKAIFAQMNQALIAYSGGVDSTLVAKVAYDVLGDRALAVTAVSPSLLPEELEDAKIQAAMIGIPHQIIATHEMENPNYTSNPVNRCYFCKSELHDTLKPLAVEMGYPYVVDGVNADDLHDYRPGIQAAKERGARSPLAEVGITKGEVRQISQQLGLPWWDKPAQPCLSSRFPYGEEITVAKLQRVGRAEIYLRKLGWQNLRVRSEGDTARIELPPEKIKDFVLNTDLNTVVTTFQEFGFIYVTLDLEGYSSGKLNRVLK